DNA from Verrucomicrobiia bacterium:
CCTCACTTTTAGCATGGAGCATGTTGCCCGCTTATTTTTGCTACGTTATGGCTTGGGGGCTAGGTCGCTGGGTAAAATATCATAAATCTTTTGCCACCATTTTTACTGGAAGCTTACTAGGATCCTCTCTCTTTTATCTTATCACCAACTCGATATCCTGGTTTGCAGAACCTCTCTACGCCAAAACCGCAGCAGGTTGGTGGCAAGCCCTAACAATGGGATTACCCACTTATCCGCCAACTTATTTATTTTTCAAAAATTCTTTAATTAGCGATCTTTTATTCACTGGCTTATTTGTTTTAACTATGGAACTTTCCTCCAAAAAAGTTTCCCCTGCTATTGTCGCACGTTAAAAACGAAATTCTGTTTTAACATAATAAGCTCTTCGAGGCGCAGGATAACCGCTAACCTCTTCATATTCCTCGTCCCACAAATTTTCTACGCGAAATCCAACAGAACAATAACGATTAATGGCCCATTGTAATCCGCTGCGAAGAGTCAAATAATCCGGCATATCTTTTTGTTGAAAAGCTAATGCATCAAAATCTTCGCGTTCCCGTTTCCATTCCGCCCCCAAAAACAAAGTCACACAAGAAAGAGGTTTCACTATCAAATCAGAAGTGAAAAGATGACGCGGACGTCGCACCAAACGAATTTGCGCCTCTGTGTCGTTGGCTTCCAAATAGGTATAGCCCATAGATAAGGACAAAAAATTCCAAGGCTGGATAGTAAAAGAATTTTCCACTCCCCAGGTTTCTGCCTCAGAAATATTTTGCGGTAAAATCCCATCGAACTGAATAAGATTCTGAATTTCATTTCTAAAATAAGCCGAAGTAAATCGAATTTTTTTGTGCCAAAAATGTTGTGTGAATCCAATCTCGTAAGAAAAAGATTCTTCCGCTTCCAAATTAGGATTACCAAAACCTGGAAAATAAAGGTCTTGAAAAGTTGGTGGGCTATAAGCCGTGCCTACTTTTGCATAGAGCAAGGTGTCGGTGGGCAATTCATAGGAAAAAGTTTGCTGCCAAGTTATCGGTGTGTCATAAGCCTGATAATTATCATAGCGTAAACTGCTAATCATTTGAAAATTCTTAAATACTTCCCACTGGCTTTGCAGATAAAAACCGTAACTAAAATGGGATTCATCAATAGCCGAAATGTGATTAGCAAAAAGATCGACCTGATTCCATTCTAAATTGGCTCCCAAAGTTAATTTCCAGGAAGAACTGATCTGAAAATCGGATTGATAATCCACGGTTTTGTATTGCAACAGCGTTTGATTATCAACCACCGGCAAAATCATATAATTTTGATCTTCTTGAGTAAAACTCGTAATTACGGTTTGCTTCCATGTCGGGGTCGTTTGCCATGTCAATTTAGGTGCAAGTGTAAAAATTTCCCGTGTTAATTCAGCAGTAGGCGTCGAGAAAGGAATGGAGCCGGGCGATTCATTGTCTGCTTTGTAATAATTAATTAATGTTTCTAACCTGGCTGTGTCTGAAATACGGAATCCAAGTTTGGCTCGAACTGAAAAAAGGTCGATATCGTCATTGACCCGATGATAATCTGCTACCCATTTGCTTGCGCTAAACGAATAGTCGAAAAGACCAAAGGCCCCGCGACTCGCCGCGAGCTCTTGAAAAGTTGAGTAAGATCCTGTTTCGAAAGAAGCCTCACCACTCATCCGCTCTCCCTCACCCGAACTGGTAATAATAT
Protein-coding regions in this window:
- a CDS encoding TonB-dependent receptor; translation: MRRLSLLILFISFSCGSQPALTTLEPVVVTATRTKEKTITPDITVLNSDELQAKGITTVEQALRQVSGLSVATTGGPGQLSSIFSRGTESNHTTILIDGVRMSPGLAGGYDLANLTLDNVERIEVVKGPISTLYGQDAVGGVINIITSSGEGERMSGEASFETGSYSTFQELAASRGAFGLFDYSFSASKWVADYHRVNDDIDLFSVRAKLGFRISDTARLETLINYYKADNESPGSIPFSTPTAELTREIFTLAPKLTWQTTPTWKQTVITSFTQEDQNYMILPVVDNQTLLQYKTVDYQSDFQISSSWKLTLGANLEWNQVDLFANHISAIDESHFSYGFYLQSQWEVFKNFQMISSLRYDNYQAYDTPITWQQTFSYELPTDTLLYAKVGTAYSPPTFQDLYFPGFGNPNLEAEESFSYEIGFTQHFWHKKIRFTSAYFRNEIQNLIQFDGILPQNISEAETWGVENSFTIQPWNFLSLSMGYTYLEANDTEAQIRLVRRPRHLFTSDLIVKPLSCVTLFLGAEWKREREDFDALAFQQKDMPDYLTLRSGLQWAINRYCSVGFRVENLWDEEYEEVSGYPAPRRAYYVKTEFRF